From Mya arenaria isolate MELC-2E11 chromosome 1, ASM2691426v1, a single genomic window includes:
- the LOC128226273 gene encoding uncharacterized protein LOC128226273, giving the protein MEGLHGSAPMMNWQSADLDSAWKDFYTHVNFMFNGPLQGKSDEEKSAYLMIWVGQRGREVYSTWTAMADDDKKKHDELKKNFEEYVKPKTNIVFNRYKFQCRVQNDSESCVEYITDLRVLAADCNYETHLDDAIRDRIVFSIKNQKIREKLIQEGSGLKLEKAIDICRSYEISQKQLKTMNAEDQNVHVVKQQKHYKPPNQAAKGKVPQTQKTQNFQKPYKQFNAPPSSCGRCGYRHTQSQTYPAKGKTCKKCGRKYHFAKVCRTRAERKIHELDEDDDYYFDALFVGMLSTSMKQKKERNDTFTENLLVNGVTLKFQLDTGARCNVLTRRDFQALKINGPLRQQAAALRSFSGHRMVPDGMITLNLQCKEETHAVEFYVVDTKSQSILSGETAESIGLIKRIYHIEDEYSTLFQGLGCLPREVKIEIDKSAKPVVHPPRKVPIMLKDKVKAELLKMERLGVIVRQKEPTPWVNSMVTVTKPDKSVRICIDPKDLNNAIQREHYPMKTIEEVVAEMPEAKVFSTIDATSGFWQLNLDTESSKLTKFNTPFIDIDSCVLLWGRDEKEHDERLSAVLKRAEEWNLKLSEKKCQFRKDEEEYVGHKITKERLKPDPEKVRAVQEMKQPTNTKE; this is encoded by the exons ATGGAGGGTTTACACGGTAGTGCGCCGATGATGAACTGGCAAAGTGCTGATCTTGATTCGGCATGGAAAGACTTTTATACACAtgttaatttcatgtttaatgGGCCCTTGCAAGGGAAAAGTGACGAAGAAAAATCGGCATATTTGATGATATGGGTAGGCCAACGGGGCAGAGAGGTGTATAGTACCTGGACTGCTATGGCAGATGATGACAAGAAAAAGCATGATGAGCTGAAAAAGAACTTTGAGGAGTATGTTAAACCGAAGACAAACATCGTTTTCAACCGTTATAAGTTTCAATGTAGAGTACAGAATGACTCGGAATCCTGTGTGGAATATATTACTGATTTGAGAGTTCTAGCTGCAGATTGCAACTATGAGACACACTTGGATGACGCAATTCGAGATCGCATCGTATTTAGCATAAAAAACCAGAAAATAAGAGAGAAGTTAATTCAAGAGGGTTCAGGTTTGAAATTGGAGAAGGCAATAGACATTTGCAGGTCCTATGAAATTTCACAAAAACAGCTGAAAACAATGAATGCTGAAGATCAAAATGTACATGTCGTGAAACAACAGAAACATTATAAACCACCAAATCAAGCCGCAAAGGGAAAAGTGCCACAGACGCAAAAAACACAGAATTTTCAGAAACCCTACAAACAATTTAATGCACCTCCAAGTAGTTGTGGTCGTTGCGGATACAGACACACGCAAAGTCAAACTTATCCAGCGAAAGGGAAAACCTGCAAGAAATGTGGCAGAAAATATCATTTCGCCAAAGTCTGTAGAACCAGAGCAGAAAGAAAAATTCATGAATTagatgaagatgatgattattacTTTGATGCCTTATTTGTTGGAATGCTTTCCACAAGTATGAAACAGAAGAAGGAAAGAAATGACACATTTACAGAGAATCTGTTAGTAAATGGTGTTACACTAAAATTTCAGCTAGACACAGGAGCAAGATGTAATGTGCTGACGAGAAGAGACTTTCAGGCACTGAAAATCAACGGACCTTTGAGACAACAAGCTGCTGCTTTGAGATCATTTTCGGGGCATAGAATGGTTCCGGATGGAATGATAACATTGAACTTACAGTGTAAAGAAGAGACACATGCAGTTGAATTTTATGTAGTAGACACAAAGTCACAGTCAATTCTCAGTGGAGAAACAGCTGAAAGTATTGGGCTAATTAAAAGAATCTACCACATAGAAGATGAATATAGCACTCTGTTCCAGGGACTAGGATGTTTACCAAGAGAAgtgaaaattgaaattgacaaaAGTGCAAAACCAGTAGTACACCCACCGAGAAAAGTTCCGATAATGCTTAAGGACAAAGTAAAGGCAGAACTACTGAAAATGGAAAGACTTGGTGTAATAGTGAGACAAAAAGAGCCTACACCGTGGGTGAATAGCATGGTTACTGTTACAAAACCTGACAAGTCAGTGAGAATTTGTATTGACCCAAAAGACCTTAATAATGCCATACAAAGAGAACATTACCCTATGAAAACAATTGAGGAAGTTGTTGCAGAAATGCCAGAAGCAAAAGTATTTAGTACTATAGATGCAACCTCGGGATTTTGGCAACTTAATTTAGATACTGAAAGTTCCAAGCTGACAAAATTCAACACGCCATTTATAGATATAGATTCTTGCGTGCTCC TATGGGGTAGAGATGAAAAAGAACATGATGAAAGACTTTCAGCAGTGTTAAAAAGGGCTGAAGAGTGGAATCTGAAATTGAGCGAGAAGAAATGTCAGTTTAGGAAAGATGAAGAAGAATATGTGGGTCACAAAATTACTAAAGAAAGGTTGAAGCCAGATCCAGAAAAGGTGCGAGCAGTACAAGAAATGAAACAACCAACAAATACAAAAGAATAA
- the LOC128226264 gene encoding uncharacterized protein K02A2.6-like, translating into MSQVSAPLRKLLEKDIAWHWETEQKDSFQALKKMASEAHVLAFYNKDETVVLNVDASSCGLGAVLLQNERPVAYASRALNSTMKKYRQIEKEALAIVFGCKKFHDYLYGTHFIVESDHKPLESIFKKSITEAPPRVQRFAIALQKYDFKVVHKPGKTMLISDTLSRLYLAETNDELVPDLSVNEVQLNAHLPVSETKYNELKRDTENDSESQLLHKMLDDGWPQNKSQTPEPIQKYWAMRDEITSIDGLLYKGQKVIIPKAQRKQMLMVVHETHMGVVKCKARARQFMYWPGMMTEIQETVEKCEVCAINDKKMSRKESMISHDMPDTPSAKIGADLFELKGQHYLLTVDYYSKWPEVDKLDNLSSANVIGYIKKQFARFGYADELVTDNGPQFSSAEFKRFAQECNFKHTTTSPHYSQVNGQTERYVQTVKNLIKKSADPSKALLDYRNTPLEGIKLSPAQMHIGRRLKSSLPTRTELLKPTYVNQEDLLQKHRQRQKTQAEYYNRHSGAPLQPLNKGQNVTIRHNGKILLVKVIKKHEAPRSYVVETSTGRILRRNRQHLKPSRVQFQQVSDSTQVYRDPKKPV; encoded by the coding sequence ATGTCACAAGTTAGTGCTCCATTGAGAAAGCTGTTAGAAAAGGACATAGCTTGGCATTGGGAAACAGAACAGAAAGATAGTTTTCAAGCATTGAAAAAGATGGCATCAGAAGCACATGTATTGgcattttataacaaagatgaaaCAGTAGTATTGAACGTTGATGCAAGTTCCTGTGGGCTCGGGGCAGTTCTACTACAAAACGAGAGACCTGTCGCATATGCCAGTAGAGCATTAAATAGTACAATGAAAAAGTATAGACAGATTGAGAAAGAAGCTCTAGCGATAGTCTTCGGATGTAAGAAGTTTCATGATTACTTATATGGAACACATTTCATAGTTGAGTCAGATCACAAACCTCTTGAAAGTATCTTCAAGAAATCAATCACTGAAGCGCCACCACGAGTGCAAAGATTCGCGATCGCCTTGCAGAAGTATGATTTCAAGGTTGTTCATAAACCTGGAAAGACTATGCTGATCTCAGACACTTTATCAAGGTTGTACTTAGCTGAAACAAATGATGAACTTGTTCCTGATCTATCAGTTAATGAAGTACAGCTTAATGCCCATCTGCCAGtttcagaaacaaaatataatgagcTGAAAAGGGACACTGAAAATGATAGTGAATCACAGTTACTGCATAAAATGCTTGACGATGGTTGGCCGCAAAATAAATCTCAAACACCAGAACCAATTCAGAAATATTGGGCAATGAGAGATGAAATTACTTCTATTGATGGCTTATTGTACAAAGGGCAGAAAGTTATCATTCCTAAAGCACAAAGGAAACAGATGCTAATGGTTGTCCATGAAACACACATGGGAGTGGTCAAGTGCAAAGCCAGGGCTAGACAATTCATGTATTGGCCAGGAATGATGACAGAAATACAAGAAACTGTTGAAAAATGTGAAGTTTGTGCAATTAACGATAAGAAGATGAGCAGAAAGGAAAGTATGATATCACATGACATGCCAGACACACCATCAGCAAAGATAGGAGCTGATCTATTTGAACTGAAAGGCCAGCATTATTTACTAACTGTTGATTACTACTCCAAATGGCCAGAGGTAGACAAGTTGGACAATCTATCCTCTGCAAATGTCATAGGCTACATAAAAAAGCAATTTGCTAGATTTGGTTATGCAGATGAGCTAGTAACAGACAATGGGCCACAGTTTAGTAGTGCTGAATTCAAAAGGTTTGCACAAGAATGCAATTTCAAGCATACTACTACAAGTCCACATTATAGTCAAGTAAATGGACAAACAGAAAGATATGTACAGACAGTTAAGAATCTGATCAAGAAAAGTGCCGACCCCAGCAAAGCGCTTTTGGACTACAGAAATACACCACTGGAAGGTATTAAACTTTCACCGGCACAAATGCATATTGGTCGACGACTCAAATCTTCATTACCAACAAGAACAGAACTCTTGAAACCGACATATGTAAACCAAGAAGATTTACTGCAAAAGCATAGACAACGCCAGAAAACTCAGGCAGAATATTACAACAGACATAGTGGTGCGCCATTACAACCACTAAATAAAGGACAAAATGTTACCATAAGACATAATGGTAAAATACTACTTGTGAAAGTCATCAAGAAACATGAAGCTCCACGTTCTTACGTCGTCGAGACCAGCACAGGCAGGATTCTTCGCAGGAATAGACAACACTTGAAGCCTTCACGAGTACAGTTTCAACAAGTGAGTGATTCTACACAAGTCTACAGAGATCCGAAGAAACCAGTTTAG